One region of Primulina tabacum isolate GXHZ01 chromosome 1, ASM2559414v2, whole genome shotgun sequence genomic DNA includes:
- the LOC142506821 gene encoding uncharacterized protein LOC142506821, whose translation MEEDMEMSLILGRLFLATGKALIDVQEGKLRLRVGEEEIAFDVFNALKYTLHSDSCFRIDTFDSLVCNYVQDAIKDPLEANITTELREDKLEEEKAEMVAYLNANHPWKRLIRMRLEDLGDRRDLTPQKSSIEEPPTLELKQLPPHLKYVYLGENNKLYVIISSYLTDVMEGKLLKVLKEHKGAFAWKVVDIKGINPSVCMHKILMEDKYSPLVQPRRRLNPKMQEIVKAETIKLLDVSIIYPISDIAWVSPIQCVPKKGEITVITNEKNELIPTRTVTRWRVCIDYRKLNDATREDHFTLHFIDQMLERLVGHEFYCFWMSIQESEGDVDEIREDEFGTELGKVTFHGTRWHSIGAQNIGAYEDLKERLVTAPVLVAPDWDLPFELMCDASDNAVGVVLGQQKNKVFHTIYYANHSALKYLLAKKDAKPHLLRWVLLLQEFDLEIKDKKGAENVVADHLSRLGLIINDCLDDAINDWFP comes from the exons atggaGGAGGACATGGAGATGTCGTTGATATTGGGGAGGCTATTTCTTGCAACTGGCAAGGCCCTAATTGATGTGCAAGAAGgaaagttgagattgagagtgggggAGGAGGAGATTGCTTTTGATGTCTTTAATGCACTTAAATACACACTGCATTCTGATAGTTGTTTTAGAATTGATACTTTTGATTCGCTTGTGTGTAACTATGTACAGGATGCTATTAAGGACCCTTTGGAAGCCAATATCACTACTGAATTGAGAGAAGACAAATTGGAGGAAGAGAAAGCTGAAATGGTGGCATACCTTAATGCCAACCATCCATGGAAGAGGCTAATAAGGATGAGATTAGAGGACCTAGGGGATCGGAGAGACTTGACCCCTCAGAAGTCAAGCATAGaggagccaccaactcttgaGCTCAAGCAATTACCTCCACATCTGAAATACGTCTATCTAGGTGAGAATAATAAACTTTATGTGATTATTTCTTCTTATTTGACAGATGTGATGGAGGGAAAACTGCTGAAAGTTTTGAAAGAGCACAAGGGTGCATTTGCGTGGAAGGTGgtggatatcaaaggaatcaaTCCATCAGTCTGCATGCACAAGATACTGATGGAAGACAAGTACTCACCTCTTGTGCAACCTCGGAGAAGAttgaatccaaagatgcaagagatAGTAAAAGCAGAAACTATCAAACTCCTTGATGTaagtattatctatcctatatcTGATATCGCATGGGTGAGTCCTATTCAATGTGTGCCAAAAAAGGGTGAGATTACTGTTataacaaatgaaaaaaatgaattaatacCCACTAGGACAGTTACGAGATGGCGTGTGTGCATCGATtataggaaattgaatgatgccacCCGTGAAGATCATTTTACGCTTCACttcattgatcaaatgcttgagagGTTAGTGGGTCATGAGTTTTATTGTTTTTGGATGAGTATTCAGG AATCTGAAGGTGATGTTGATGAGATAAGAGAAGACGAATTCGGTACTGAACTGGGAAAAGTGACATTTCATGGAACAAGATGGCATAGTATTGGGGCACAAAATATCGGA GCATACGAGGATTTAAAAGAGCGCTTGGTGACGGCTCCTGTTTTGGTTGCACCGGATTGGGATCTACCCTTCGAGCTCATGTGCGATGCCAGTGATAATGCGGTTGGTGTTGTTCTTGGCCAGCAGaaaaacaaggtatttcatacaatttacTATGCAA ACCACTCTGCACTGAAATATTTACTTGCTAAGAAAGATGCAAAGCCACACCTACTTAGGTGggttttattgttacaagagtTTGATTTAGAAATAAAGGATAAGAAGGGTGCTGAGAATGTGGTAGCTGATCACTTGTCTAGATTGGGGCTTATTATTAATGACTGTTTAGATGATGCCATTAATGATTGGTTTCCCTGA